The following are encoded together in the Rhineura floridana isolate rRhiFlo1 chromosome 21, rRhiFlo1.hap2, whole genome shotgun sequence genome:
- the NCBP3 gene encoding nuclear cap-binding protein subunit 3 isoform X2: MAAVRGLRISAKAPEPEPMEVEEGELLVLQAGTPPATADAPRPAGPATPARDDDGEEEEEGARGGGEEGEELPVPDTSRRYENKAGSFITGIDVTSKEAIEKKEQRAKRFHFRAEVNLAQRNVALDRDMMKKAIPKVRLDTIYVCGVDEMSTQDIFAFFKEYPPAHIEWLDDTSCNVVWLDEVTATRALINMSSMPEEEKPQENSKKAMDASKKETQEESSDDETEEGEVEDDHPSETELETLSQAEEDSLLRNDLRPASKLVKGNKLFMRFATRDDKKELGAARRSQYYMKYGNPNYGGMKGILSNSWKRRYHSRRLHRDVIKKRTLIGDDVGLTPPYKHRHSGLVNVPEEPIEEEEEEEEEEEEDMDEDDRVVVEYRDELQAFKQSRERSASRRSSAASESDSDEMDYDLELKMISTPSPKKSMKMTMYADEVESQLKSIRNSMRADSVAASNIKNRIGSKGTSEKVSDVRLLLEEKRHGNPSQHQPLNSAKSDVRQRLGKRPHSPEAPQPGSTSASHREPVSDVHSRLGIPKQDGKGLYSDTREKKPANLWTRLGSAAKMQEKVPEKAGKLVASPEEDDSELQRAWGALIKEKEQSRQKKSRLDNLPSLQIEISRESSSGSDTES, encoded by the exons ATGGCGGCTGTTCGGGGTCTCCGCATCTCCGCGAAGGCGCCGGAGCCGGAGCCCATGGAGGTGGAAGAGGGCGAGCTGCTGGTGCTGCAGGCCGGGACCCCGCCCGCAACGGCCGACGCCCCCCGCCCGGCCGGCCCAGCGACCCCCGCCCGGGACGACGacggggaggaagaggaggagggagcaagaggaggaggagaagaaggagaagagctCCCGGTGCCG GACACCAGCAGAAGATATGAAAACAAAGCTGGGAGCTTCATCACTGGGATAGATGTCACTTCAAAG GAAGCAATTGAGAAGAAGGAGCAGAGAGCCAAACGCTTTCATTTTCGTGCAGAGGTGAATCTTGCCCAGAGAAACGTGGCGTTGGACCGAGACATGATGAAGAAAG CCATCCCGAAAGTTCGGCTGGACACCATCTACGTTTGTGGTGTTGATGAAATGAGCACGCAGGATATCTTTGCTTTCTTCAAGGAGTATCCGCCTGCTCACATTGAGTGGCTGGATGACACCTCAT GCAATGTTGTCTGGCTTGATGAAGTCACAGCCACCCGAGCACTCATCAACATGAGTTCtatgccagaggaggagaagcccCAAGAAAACAGCAAGAAGGCAATGGATGCAAGCAAGAAAG AGACGCAGGAGGAAAGCTCAGATGACGAGACAGAGGAGGGTGAGGTAGAAGACGACCATCCAAGTGAGACAGAG CTGGAGACTCTATCCCAGGCGGAAGAAGACTCCCTCCTACGCAATGACCTTCGCCCAGCCAGCAAACTGGTCAAAGGCAACAAGCTCTTCATGAGATTTGCTACCAGAG ATGACAAAAAAGAGCTTGGGGCTGCCAGGAGGAGCCAGTATTACATGAAATATGGGAATCCAAATTACGGAGGCATGAAAGGCATCCTGAGCAACTCCTG GAAGCGGAGGTACCATTCGCGCCGACTCCATCGCGATGTGATAAAGAAAAGAACTCTAATTGGGGATGATGTTGGCCTGACACCTCCTTACAAACATCGCCACTCAG GTTTAGTAAATGTTCCTGAAGAACCtattgaggaagaggaggaggaggaggaggaggaagaggaggatatgGATGAAGATGACCGGGTGgttgtggaatacagagatgaacTGCAGGCTTTCAAGCAGTCGCGTGAGCGGAGTGCCTCTCGCCGGTCCAGTGCGGCCAGTGAGTCTGACTCTGACGAAATGGACTATGATCTCGAACTAAAGATGATCTCCACTCCCTCCCCCAAGAAGAGCATGAAGATGACCATGTATGCTGATGAGGTGGAGTCTCAGCTGAAGAGCATTAG GAACTCGATGAGAGCAGATAGTGTTGCAGCCAGCAATATCAAAAACAGAATTGGCAGCAAAGGAACATCAGAGAAAGTTTCTGATGTGCGACTGCTCTTGGAAGAAAAAAGGCATGgaaaccccagccagcaccagcCACTGAACTCGGCGAAGTCAG ATGTCCGGCAGAGGCTTGGCAAGAGACCACACTCCCCTGAAGCCCCACAGCCTGGCAGCACCTCTGCATCTCATCGGGAGCCTGTTTCTGATGTGCACAGCCGGCTGGGGATCCCAAAGCAGGACGGGAAAGGCCTCTACTCGGATACCAGAGAGAAGAAGCCAG CAAACTTATGGACACGTTTAGGATCTGCAGCAAAGATGCAGGAAAAGGTTCCTGAGAAAGCAGGGAAGTTGGTGGCATCTCCTGAAGAAGATGATTCTGAGCTCCAGCGGGCATGGGGGGCCCTCATCAAAGAGAAGGAACAGTCCCGCCAGAAGAAAAGCCGCCTCGATAACTTGCCCTCGTTACAGATTGAAATCAGCAGGGAGAGCAGCTCAGGGTCAGACACAGAATCGTGA
- the NCBP3 gene encoding nuclear cap-binding protein subunit 3 isoform X1 codes for MAAVRGLRISAKAPEPEPMEVEEGELLVLQAGTPPATADAPRPAGPATPARDDDGEEEEEGARGGGEEGEELPVPVRRSLRELLPDTSRRYENKAGSFITGIDVTSKEAIEKKEQRAKRFHFRAEVNLAQRNVALDRDMMKKAIPKVRLDTIYVCGVDEMSTQDIFAFFKEYPPAHIEWLDDTSCNVVWLDEVTATRALINMSSMPEEEKPQENSKKAMDASKKETQEESSDDETEEGEVEDDHPSETELETLSQAEEDSLLRNDLRPASKLVKGNKLFMRFATRDDKKELGAARRSQYYMKYGNPNYGGMKGILSNSWKRRYHSRRLHRDVIKKRTLIGDDVGLTPPYKHRHSGLVNVPEEPIEEEEEEEEEEEEDMDEDDRVVVEYRDELQAFKQSRERSASRRSSAASESDSDEMDYDLELKMISTPSPKKSMKMTMYADEVESQLKSIRNSMRADSVAASNIKNRIGSKGTSEKVSDVRLLLEEKRHGNPSQHQPLNSAKSDVRQRLGKRPHSPEAPQPGSTSASHREPVSDVHSRLGIPKQDGKGLYSDTREKKPANLWTRLGSAAKMQEKVPEKAGKLVASPEEDDSELQRAWGALIKEKEQSRQKKSRLDNLPSLQIEISRESSSGSDTES; via the exons ATGGCGGCTGTTCGGGGTCTCCGCATCTCCGCGAAGGCGCCGGAGCCGGAGCCCATGGAGGTGGAAGAGGGCGAGCTGCTGGTGCTGCAGGCCGGGACCCCGCCCGCAACGGCCGACGCCCCCCGCCCGGCCGGCCCAGCGACCCCCGCCCGGGACGACGacggggaggaagaggaggagggagcaagaggaggaggagaagaaggagaagagctCCCGGTGCCGGTGCGGCGCTCGCTGAGGGAGCTGCTGCCG GACACCAGCAGAAGATATGAAAACAAAGCTGGGAGCTTCATCACTGGGATAGATGTCACTTCAAAG GAAGCAATTGAGAAGAAGGAGCAGAGAGCCAAACGCTTTCATTTTCGTGCAGAGGTGAATCTTGCCCAGAGAAACGTGGCGTTGGACCGAGACATGATGAAGAAAG CCATCCCGAAAGTTCGGCTGGACACCATCTACGTTTGTGGTGTTGATGAAATGAGCACGCAGGATATCTTTGCTTTCTTCAAGGAGTATCCGCCTGCTCACATTGAGTGGCTGGATGACACCTCAT GCAATGTTGTCTGGCTTGATGAAGTCACAGCCACCCGAGCACTCATCAACATGAGTTCtatgccagaggaggagaagcccCAAGAAAACAGCAAGAAGGCAATGGATGCAAGCAAGAAAG AGACGCAGGAGGAAAGCTCAGATGACGAGACAGAGGAGGGTGAGGTAGAAGACGACCATCCAAGTGAGACAGAG CTGGAGACTCTATCCCAGGCGGAAGAAGACTCCCTCCTACGCAATGACCTTCGCCCAGCCAGCAAACTGGTCAAAGGCAACAAGCTCTTCATGAGATTTGCTACCAGAG ATGACAAAAAAGAGCTTGGGGCTGCCAGGAGGAGCCAGTATTACATGAAATATGGGAATCCAAATTACGGAGGCATGAAAGGCATCCTGAGCAACTCCTG GAAGCGGAGGTACCATTCGCGCCGACTCCATCGCGATGTGATAAAGAAAAGAACTCTAATTGGGGATGATGTTGGCCTGACACCTCCTTACAAACATCGCCACTCAG GTTTAGTAAATGTTCCTGAAGAACCtattgaggaagaggaggaggaggaggaggaggaagaggaggatatgGATGAAGATGACCGGGTGgttgtggaatacagagatgaacTGCAGGCTTTCAAGCAGTCGCGTGAGCGGAGTGCCTCTCGCCGGTCCAGTGCGGCCAGTGAGTCTGACTCTGACGAAATGGACTATGATCTCGAACTAAAGATGATCTCCACTCCCTCCCCCAAGAAGAGCATGAAGATGACCATGTATGCTGATGAGGTGGAGTCTCAGCTGAAGAGCATTAG GAACTCGATGAGAGCAGATAGTGTTGCAGCCAGCAATATCAAAAACAGAATTGGCAGCAAAGGAACATCAGAGAAAGTTTCTGATGTGCGACTGCTCTTGGAAGAAAAAAGGCATGgaaaccccagccagcaccagcCACTGAACTCGGCGAAGTCAG ATGTCCGGCAGAGGCTTGGCAAGAGACCACACTCCCCTGAAGCCCCACAGCCTGGCAGCACCTCTGCATCTCATCGGGAGCCTGTTTCTGATGTGCACAGCCGGCTGGGGATCCCAAAGCAGGACGGGAAAGGCCTCTACTCGGATACCAGAGAGAAGAAGCCAG CAAACTTATGGACACGTTTAGGATCTGCAGCAAAGATGCAGGAAAAGGTTCCTGAGAAAGCAGGGAAGTTGGTGGCATCTCCTGAAGAAGATGATTCTGAGCTCCAGCGGGCATGGGGGGCCCTCATCAAAGAGAAGGAACAGTCCCGCCAGAAGAAAAGCCGCCTCGATAACTTGCCCTCGTTACAGATTGAAATCAGCAGGGAGAGCAGCTCAGGGTCAGACACAGAATCGTGA